A genome region from Hymenobacter tibetensis includes the following:
- the arsS gene encoding arsenosugar biosynthesis radical SAM (seleno)protein ArsS (Some members of this family are selenoproteins.) has translation MKSLKATGHQLADSSFQLTVLRKEVADTLHLPLFHEKLKGASLFPLTPVTPAVLQINVGKMCNQVCRHCHVDAGPDRKEIMTRETMQYCLDALAQTSIPTVDLTGGAPEMNPDFRWFVEEITKLGRKVLVRCNLTIIVANKKYYDLPEFFKLHGVEVVSSLPFYSADKTDRQRGDGVFEDSVRALKMLNAVGYGQEGSGLVLNLVYNPAGAFLPGGQKGLQDQFKRVLFKDHGIVFNELFAITNIPVSRYLDYLIESGNYAGYMEKLVNAFNPVAAAGVMCRNTISVGWDGGLYDCDFNQMLDLTVASPIQHIRDFDAEALSERGIVVNQHCYGCTAGAGSSCGGTVA, from the coding sequence ATAAAATCCCTCAAAGCCACTGGCCACCAACTCGCTGATTCGTCTTTCCAACTTACCGTACTGCGCAAGGAAGTAGCCGATACGCTGCATTTGCCGCTGTTTCACGAGAAGCTGAAAGGTGCCAGCCTGTTTCCTCTCACGCCGGTGACACCCGCTGTTCTGCAAATCAACGTGGGGAAGATGTGCAATCAGGTGTGCCGGCATTGCCACGTCGATGCGGGGCCTGACCGCAAGGAAATCATGACCCGCGAAACCATGCAGTATTGCCTGGACGCGTTAGCTCAAACCAGCATCCCAACAGTGGACTTAACGGGTGGAGCGCCCGAGATGAACCCCGACTTCCGCTGGTTTGTAGAGGAAATCACCAAGTTGGGCCGCAAGGTGCTGGTGCGCTGCAACCTTACCATCATCGTTGCCAATAAGAAGTACTACGACCTACCCGAGTTTTTCAAGCTGCACGGCGTGGAAGTGGTTAGTTCGCTGCCGTTCTACAGCGCCGACAAAACCGACCGCCAGCGCGGTGATGGCGTGTTCGAGGATTCGGTCCGGGCCTTGAAGATGCTCAATGCCGTAGGCTACGGCCAGGAAGGCTCAGGCTTGGTGCTGAACCTGGTCTACAATCCGGCCGGGGCTTTTTTGCCGGGCGGCCAGAAAGGCTTGCAAGACCAATTCAAGCGGGTGTTGTTCAAAGACCATGGCATCGTCTTCAACGAGTTGTTTGCCATCACCAACATTCCCGTAAGCCGCTACCTCGACTATCTGATTGAATCCGGCAACTACGCCGGCTACATGGAGAAGCTGGTTAATGCCTTCAACCCCGTGGCAGCCGCTGGTGTTATGTGCCGCAACACCATTTCGGTGGGTTGGGACGGGGGCTTGTACGACTGCGACTTCAACCAGATGCTGGACCTAACCGTGGCCAGCCCAATACAGCACATCCGCGACTTCGACGCTGAGGCGCTTAGTGAACGTGGCATTGTTGTCAATCAGCACTGCTATGGCTGTACGGCCGGCGCTGGCTCTAGCTGCGGCGGCACCGTGGCATAA
- a CDS encoding substrate-binding domain-containing protein, with translation MPSHLLHRGNSLISVRLFQTRILPLLAPVWVLLAGCGHTVQRPAYRIGFSQYSVAGPWRRSMLEGMERELSFHPEVQLQMLNAENNSQRQQQQIRELLRTDIDLLIVSPYEAAPLTPAVEEAFQRGVPVLLLDRRINSDKYTAYVGGDNQEVGQLAARFATRLLHQQGNIIEILGLPGSSAASGRHQGFIRALAASPGVHVVSQINGTWQKADLKPALKAALKAHPEVTLIFSHNDGMARGAYEVCQELGLTKQVRIIGVDGLVGKGRGLDLVQQGVLAATVQYTPGGEEAIRTALKILNKEPYQRENTLGTLLIDSANVLAMQQQTDKRDIERQHRLLQSLRATYASQQSILYGLIATLLGAVVLGATAWYSARRNRQINQQLAVQNAENAKINHQLVKQNEEILSQRNQLEVLAEQARADTEAKLRFFTNFSHELRTPLTLIMGPVEELLTSSPDLSSMQRQDLTLVRRNTQRLLQLVNQLLDFRKIEVGKMAVRATKGNLVEFVRDIVDLFEKPAQQRGVRIRFLAADPELTGWFDGNVLDKVFFNLLSNALKFTPDKGQITISLQAINEGQALRVSVADTGRGISDQDRAHIFEWFYQGGQEAGTKGSGMGLALAQGLIRLHQGQLTFSSQPGHGSTFTVTLPRELPEHLRSTEQLTTAFAPVEPEAIASSFKAEETSPAAATDSETLVLVIEDNAEVNEFVARKLRPHFRVHAATDGHTGLRLATDLIPDLIVCDVMMPGLSGLELVAQLRQDWRSSHIPVVLLTARNAPEQQVEGVQAGADLYLTKPFNPTFLLESVRTLLTNRAHQREHFRREMLLETPPAAISPDQKFLADLTAIVEANYTRSNLSVEDIARSLGISRMQLYRKVKAVLGTGVTDFIQHLRLTKARELLLDETLSITDVAYEAGFSSLSYFSASFKARYQVSPSEFRTLQLASPN, from the coding sequence TTGCCTTCCCACCTTTTGCACCGCGGTAATTCCTTGATTAGCGTGCGGCTTTTCCAAACTCGAATACTCCCCTTGCTGGCGCCTGTTTGGGTGCTACTGGCAGGCTGCGGCCATACCGTCCAGCGGCCCGCCTACCGGATCGGCTTCTCGCAGTACAGCGTGGCGGGGCCGTGGCGACGCTCCATGCTCGAAGGCATGGAACGAGAGTTGAGCTTTCACCCGGAAGTACAGCTTCAGATGCTGAACGCCGAAAACAACAGCCAGCGCCAGCAACAACAGATTCGAGAGCTGCTGCGCACCGATATTGATTTGCTTATCGTTTCACCCTACGAGGCGGCTCCCCTTACGCCGGCCGTGGAAGAAGCTTTTCAGCGCGGCGTGCCGGTGCTGCTACTAGACCGCCGTATCAACTCCGACAAGTACACCGCCTACGTGGGGGGCGACAACCAAGAAGTTGGGCAGCTAGCCGCCCGGTTTGCAACGCGGCTGCTGCATCAGCAGGGCAACATCATCGAGATTCTGGGGCTGCCGGGTTCTTCTGCCGCTTCCGGTCGGCACCAGGGCTTTATTCGGGCGCTGGCGGCCTCTCCCGGAGTGCACGTCGTGAGCCAGATCAATGGTACCTGGCAGAAAGCCGACCTCAAGCCCGCCTTGAAAGCCGCCTTGAAGGCTCATCCGGAAGTAACCCTGATTTTTTCGCACAACGACGGCATGGCCCGCGGGGCGTACGAGGTATGCCAGGAGCTCGGCTTAACCAAGCAGGTCCGCATTATCGGGGTGGATGGGCTGGTGGGCAAAGGCCGGGGGCTGGACTTGGTGCAGCAAGGCGTGCTGGCGGCTACGGTGCAATACACGCCCGGCGGCGAAGAAGCCATCCGCACGGCGCTGAAGATATTGAACAAAGAGCCCTACCAGCGGGAAAACACGCTGGGCACTCTCCTTATTGATTCGGCCAATGTGCTGGCCATGCAGCAGCAAACCGATAAGCGCGACATCGAGCGGCAACATCGGCTCCTGCAAAGTTTGCGCGCGACGTATGCCAGCCAGCAAAGTATCCTGTACGGGCTGATAGCCACGCTGCTGGGAGCCGTGGTATTGGGTGCTACTGCCTGGTACTCAGCGCGGCGCAACCGCCAGATCAATCAGCAGTTGGCTGTCCAGAATGCCGAAAACGCTAAGATCAACCACCAGTTGGTGAAGCAGAACGAGGAAATTCTCTCGCAGCGCAACCAATTGGAGGTGCTAGCCGAGCAGGCGCGGGCGGATACGGAAGCCAAGCTGCGCTTCTTTACCAATTTTTCGCACGAGTTACGCACGCCGCTCACCCTGATTATGGGTCCGGTGGAAGAACTCCTGACGAGCAGCCCCGACCTGAGCAGTATGCAGCGCCAAGACCTGACCCTGGTGCGGCGCAACACCCAGCGGCTACTGCAACTAGTGAATCAGCTACTCGACTTCCGCAAAATTGAGGTGGGCAAAATGGCGGTGCGGGCCACCAAGGGCAACCTGGTAGAGTTTGTGCGCGACATCGTGGACTTGTTTGAAAAGCCGGCTCAGCAGCGGGGAGTGCGCATCCGGTTTCTGGCCGCTGACCCCGAGCTTACTGGCTGGTTTGACGGCAACGTGCTAGACAAAGTGTTTTTCAATTTGCTGTCTAATGCTCTCAAGTTCACTCCCGACAAAGGCCAGATTACGATTAGCCTCCAAGCCATCAACGAGGGCCAGGCGTTGCGGGTAAGCGTAGCCGACACCGGGCGCGGCATCAGCGACCAAGACCGGGCTCACATTTTCGAGTGGTTTTACCAAGGCGGCCAAGAGGCGGGCACCAAGGGCTCAGGCATGGGGTTGGCTTTGGCCCAGGGCCTGATACGCCTGCATCAAGGGCAGTTAACGTTCAGCAGCCAGCCCGGCCACGGCAGCACGTTCACCGTAACGCTACCCCGCGAGCTACCCGAACATCTGCGCTCCACCGAGCAACTCACCACTGCCTTCGCTCCCGTTGAACCGGAAGCAATTGCCAGCAGCTTCAAAGCCGAAGAAACCTCGCCGGCTGCCGCTACGGACAGTGAAACGCTGGTCCTGGTGATAGAAGACAACGCGGAGGTCAACGAGTTTGTGGCCCGCAAGCTGCGTCCGCACTTCCGCGTGCACGCCGCCACCGACGGCCACACCGGCCTGCGCCTGGCCACCGACCTGATTCCCGACCTCATCGTCTGCGACGTGATGATGCCCGGCCTCAGCGGCCTCGAGCTCGTGGCCCAGCTGCGCCAGGACTGGCGCAGCTCCCACATCCCGGTGGTGCTGCTCACGGCCCGCAACGCGCCCGAGCAGCAGGTCGAGGGCGTGCAGGCCGGGGCCGACCTCTACCTGACCAAGCCCTTCAACCCCACCTTCCTGCTCGAGAGTGTGCGCACGCTGCTCACCAACCGCGCCCACCAGCGCGAGCATTTTCGGCGGGAGATGCTACTGGAAACGCCTCCCGCGGCAATCAGCCCCGACCAGAAATTCCTGGCTGATCTGACGGCAATAGTGGAAGCCAACTACACTCGTTCCAACTTAAGTGTAGAAGACATTGCCCGCAGCTTGGGCATCTCGCGCATGCAGCTCTACCGCAAGGTCAAGGCCGTGCTCGGCACCGGCGTTACCGACTTCATCCAGCACCTGCGCCTGACCAAAGCCCGCGAATTGCTGCTCGACGAAACCCTGTCTATCACTGACGTAGCCTACGAAGCAGGCTTCTCGTCCCTCTCCTACTTCTCGGCCAGCTTCAAAGCGCGCTACCAAGTGTCGCCCTCCGAGTTCCGGACTTTGCAACTGGCCTCTCCTAACTGA
- a CDS encoding SusC/RagA family TonB-linked outer membrane protein: MQKFTHLLLPAALALSLSAQAQTRQVTGTVLSATDRSPLPGVSVIIKGTTTGTSTDANGKFTLPVPTGNDPVLIFSFIGFEPTEARVGSNSVVEPVQLKEKTTELDDVVVVGYGTQRKRDVTGSVASISAEQVAETPIARVDQILQGRVSGVQVTQTNSEPGGNVSIRIRGTNSINTGNEPLFVVDGFPGGGDLNSINPSDIESVEILKDASATAIYGSRGANGVVLITTKKGKAGRNTINFEAYTGVQVVRNKYELMNAREFAEYLNDVQTQGNEGSASPLPLPYTQEQIDALGEGTDWQDEILRPARMSNYQLSFNGGNDETRYNLSFNYFDQQGIILNSGFQRGTIRLNLDRKISRKLSFSLASQIAGTLEKRALVNSQGGSFGGVLLDALRISPIVPVRDEFGQYVYSNSPLPYVEDVGNPVAYANKTKDNRTTGRGLFNVAGNYELLEGLTLRVTGGLDYRTTQADVYRPSDIFLGRLTNGSATRGETNRYSWLNENTLTYDRKLNENNALNVVAGLTFQRFYGNNFGTSVNNFFTNTLGSDNLALGANILTPNSGRYSNSLASYFGRVNYRLFEKYLFTFTMRADGSSRFGSNNKWGYFPSAAFAYRIIDEPFMKGLGFLSDLKLRLGYGVTGNQEIDNYQSLARYGADGYASGSNRLVGLVPLNIRNPDLRWESTAASNVGIDLAFLQNRISITADAYYKKTTDLLLRVSTPRTTGYPDIYLNAGSVQNKGVEFALNTTNFDSEKFSWNTNLNISFNRNEVLDLNGEYERFVGSSSSSLFVGSGLGQTSILRIGEPIGSFYGYEFDGLWQSVEEIRNSGTRTVVRPGDPRYRDLNGDGAITPVDRSIIGRAQPDFIYGVTNGFKYGNFNLSVFIQGVQGTDVLNLNRYELESGLTSTNKLQTVVNRWTPTNTDTTIPRAGSTIRRSTGIVNDVLEDGSFVRLKTVTLGYTLPKFGKVVKSASVYVTAQNLVTWTDYSGYDPEVNSFGSDNLSLNTDYNAFPSTRTFIAGLKLGF; the protein is encoded by the coding sequence ATGCAAAAATTTACCCACCTGCTGCTACCCGCGGCATTAGCTTTATCTCTCTCGGCCCAGGCCCAAACCCGACAAGTCACGGGCACTGTATTGAGCGCCACCGACCGGTCGCCGCTACCGGGGGTGTCGGTGATTATTAAAGGCACCACCACTGGTACGTCCACCGACGCCAACGGCAAGTTCACGCTACCCGTACCCACGGGCAACGACCCGGTGCTGATTTTCTCGTTTATCGGGTTCGAGCCGACCGAGGCCCGAGTAGGGAGCAACTCGGTGGTGGAGCCCGTACAGCTGAAAGAGAAAACCACCGAGCTGGACGATGTAGTGGTGGTGGGCTACGGCACTCAGCGCAAGCGCGACGTAACGGGCTCGGTGGCCTCTATATCGGCCGAGCAGGTAGCCGAAACCCCCATTGCCCGCGTCGACCAGATTCTGCAGGGCCGCGTAAGTGGAGTGCAGGTAACGCAAACCAACTCCGAGCCCGGCGGCAACGTCTCGATTCGGATTCGGGGCACCAACTCCATCAACACCGGCAACGAGCCGCTGTTTGTGGTGGATGGCTTCCCCGGCGGGGGCGACCTGAACTCCATCAACCCCTCGGATATCGAGTCGGTGGAAATTCTCAAGGATGCCTCGGCCACGGCTATTTATGGTTCACGCGGAGCCAACGGTGTGGTGCTCATCACCACCAAAAAGGGTAAAGCGGGGCGCAACACCATCAATTTCGAGGCCTATACGGGAGTGCAGGTGGTGCGCAACAAGTATGAGCTGATGAACGCGCGCGAGTTTGCCGAGTACCTCAACGACGTGCAAACCCAGGGCAACGAGGGCTCCGCCAGCCCACTACCACTGCCGTACACCCAAGAGCAGATTGACGCCTTGGGCGAAGGAACCGACTGGCAGGACGAGATTCTGCGTCCGGCGCGCATGAGCAACTACCAGCTCAGCTTCAATGGCGGCAACGACGAAACCCGCTACAACCTCAGCTTCAACTATTTCGACCAGCAAGGTATCATCCTGAATTCCGGCTTTCAGCGGGGTACCATCCGCCTGAACCTGGACCGCAAAATCAGCCGCAAGCTGAGCTTCAGCTTGGCCAGCCAGATTGCGGGCACTCTCGAGAAACGGGCGCTGGTGAACTCGCAGGGAGGCAGCTTTGGCGGGGTGCTGCTTGATGCGCTGCGCATCAGCCCTATTGTGCCGGTGCGCGACGAGTTCGGCCAATATGTGTACTCCAACAGCCCGCTACCCTACGTGGAGGACGTGGGCAACCCAGTGGCCTATGCCAACAAAACCAAGGACAACCGCACCACCGGCCGCGGGCTGTTCAACGTAGCCGGCAACTACGAGCTGCTAGAGGGCCTGACCCTGCGTGTAACCGGCGGCCTAGACTACCGCACCACGCAAGCCGACGTGTACCGGCCCTCCGACATTTTCTTGGGCCGCCTCACCAACGGCTCGGCCACGCGCGGCGAAACCAACCGCTACAGCTGGCTTAACGAAAACACGCTCACCTACGACCGCAAGCTCAACGAGAACAACGCCCTGAATGTAGTGGCAGGTCTGACCTTTCAGCGGTTCTACGGCAATAACTTCGGCACCTCGGTCAACAACTTCTTTACTAATACATTAGGCTCCGACAATCTAGCCCTTGGCGCCAATATTCTTACACCAAACTCGGGCCGTTACTCCAATTCGTTGGCCTCGTATTTCGGTCGCGTTAACTACCGCTTATTCGAGAAGTATCTGTTTACGTTCACGATGCGGGCCGATGGCTCATCACGCTTTGGGAGCAATAACAAGTGGGGTTATTTCCCTTCGGCAGCCTTTGCTTACCGAATTATCGACGAGCCATTTATGAAAGGTCTCGGCTTTCTGAGTGACCTGAAGCTACGCCTCGGCTACGGCGTGACCGGCAATCAAGAAATAGACAACTACCAATCGTTGGCGCGCTATGGGGCTGACGGCTATGCCTCGGGCAGCAACCGTCTGGTAGGGCTAGTGCCGCTGAATATTCGCAACCCCGACCTGCGTTGGGAATCCACGGCGGCCAGCAACGTGGGCATAGACCTGGCGTTCCTGCAAAACCGCATTTCTATCACCGCCGACGCGTACTACAAGAAAACCACCGACCTGCTGCTGCGTGTGTCCACGCCGCGCACAACGGGCTACCCTGATATTTACTTAAACGCGGGCAGCGTACAAAACAAGGGCGTCGAGTTTGCCTTGAACACCACCAACTTCGACTCCGAGAAGTTTTCGTGGAATACCAACCTCAACATATCCTTCAACCGCAATGAGGTGCTGGATTTGAACGGCGAATACGAGCGATTTGTGGGCAGTTCCAGCTCCAGCCTGTTTGTGGGGTCGGGGTTGGGACAAACCAGCATTCTGCGCATCGGGGAGCCGATTGGCTCGTTCTACGGCTACGAGTTTGATGGCCTTTGGCAGTCGGTGGAAGAAATCCGGAACAGTGGCACCCGAACCGTGGTGCGCCCTGGCGACCCGCGCTACCGCGACCTGAACGGCGACGGCGCCATCACGCCTGTTGACCGTTCCATCATCGGGCGGGCCCAGCCCGATTTCATCTACGGGGTAACCAACGGCTTCAAGTACGGCAACTTCAACCTGAGCGTGTTCATCCAGGGCGTGCAGGGCACCGATGTGCTGAACCTGAACCGCTACGAACTGGAATCGGGCCTAACCTCCACCAACAAGCTGCAAACGGTGGTAAACCGCTGGACGCCCACCAACACCGACACTACTATTCCGCGGGCGGGCAGCACTATCCGCCGCTCCACCGGCATCGTGAACGATGTGCTGGAAGACGGCAGCTTTGTACGCCTTAAAACCGTGACGCTGGGCTACACCCTGCCCAAGTTCGGCAAGGTTGTGAAGTCGGCTAGCGTGTACGTGACGGCGCAAAACCTGGTGACCTGGACTGATTACTCGGGCTACGACCCAGAAGTCAACTCGTTTGGGTCCGACAACCTGAGTTTGAACACCGACTACAACGCCTTCCCGAGTACGCGCACCTTCATTGCGGGCCTGAAACTAGGCTTCTAG
- a CDS encoding RagB/SusD family nutrient uptake outer membrane protein — MKKYTILLSLAMLSLSSCEKFLEEKPYDFIAAENFYKSEGDAVAGLNGVFNALLPQTYFGRTGWQITELPADLIRVGSSTDERAQLSRFTYTSTNTEINSWWTNTYRMINRANDVIEKVPSVNMDEARRNNIEGNARFLRAMGYFDLVRCFGDVPLVLATVKGPSDDIRPPRAPLSQVYEQIITDLQFAEANCFPENQIAAGEKGRVSSGAATALLAKVYLTRATSSAAQGTDNQSALSACNRVIASNTYRLLPVYGDVFDPDKENGPEHIFSIQFDLPPNTGSIIVRQFLPSQLSGLGTFTVEDAFVASYAANDARRAWNISNQAGTTTLPRYYFNKFRDPKRIVNDSRVNYLITRYADVLLMQSEALNNLNATDATKYQGLNAVRTRAGLAPLTGTTTKDAFVDLLVKERAWELCQEGHRWFDLVRLERLRQAVQASTPTRVVDDKYYLFPLPQPELLLNPNLTQNPGHI; from the coding sequence ATGAAAAAATATACCATCCTGCTCAGCTTAGCGATGCTAAGCCTCTCTTCCTGCGAGAAGTTCCTTGAAGAAAAGCCTTACGACTTTATTGCCGCCGAAAACTTCTACAAGAGCGAAGGCGACGCCGTGGCGGGCCTCAACGGCGTGTTCAACGCCCTGCTCCCCCAAACCTACTTCGGTCGCACCGGCTGGCAAATCACGGAACTACCGGCCGACCTAATTCGGGTGGGTTCCAGCACCGACGAGCGCGCCCAGCTTTCGCGCTTCACTTATACCTCTACCAACACCGAAATCAACAGTTGGTGGACCAACACCTACCGGATGATCAACCGGGCCAACGACGTCATCGAGAAGGTGCCCAGCGTGAACATGGACGAGGCGCGCCGCAACAACATCGAGGGCAACGCACGGTTTCTGCGGGCTATGGGCTACTTCGACTTGGTGCGCTGCTTCGGCGACGTGCCGCTGGTGCTCGCCACTGTGAAAGGCCCTTCCGACGATATTCGGCCGCCCCGCGCGCCCTTGTCGCAGGTGTACGAGCAGATTATCACCGACTTGCAGTTTGCTGAAGCGAATTGCTTTCCAGAAAACCAGATAGCAGCGGGCGAGAAAGGCCGGGTATCCAGCGGAGCAGCTACCGCCCTGCTGGCCAAAGTCTACCTGACCCGCGCCACGAGCAGCGCCGCTCAGGGCACCGACAACCAAAGTGCTCTTAGCGCTTGCAACCGCGTTATCGCCTCCAACACGTACCGCCTGCTGCCGGTCTACGGCGACGTGTTCGACCCAGACAAGGAAAACGGCCCTGAGCACATCTTCTCGATTCAGTTTGACTTACCCCCGAACACGGGCAGCATCATTGTACGGCAATTTTTACCTTCTCAACTCAGCGGGCTCGGCACGTTCACGGTGGAAGATGCCTTCGTGGCTTCCTACGCCGCCAACGACGCGCGCCGCGCCTGGAACATCAGCAACCAAGCCGGCACCACCACGCTACCACGCTACTACTTCAACAAGTTCCGCGACCCCAAGCGCATCGTCAACGATTCTCGGGTCAACTACCTGATTACGCGCTATGCCGATGTACTGCTTATGCAGTCGGAAGCACTCAACAACCTGAACGCCACCGACGCCACCAAATATCAGGGCCTCAACGCCGTGCGGACCCGGGCGGGCCTGGCACCCCTCACTGGCACCACCACCAAAGACGCTTTCGTGGATTTGCTGGTGAAGGAGCGCGCCTGGGAGCTATGCCAGGAAGGGCACCGCTGGTTTGACCTGGTGCGGCTCGAGCGCCTGCGCCAAGCTGTGCAAGCCAGCACCCCCACGCGGGTAGTCGACGACAAGTACTACCTGTTCCCGCTGCCGCAACCCGAGTTGTTGCTGAACCCGAACCTGACGCAAAACCCCGGTCATATTTAA
- a CDS encoding DUF1349 domain-containing protein — MKRVFLFAAASFLTSSAWAQTLSTMRWLNPPKKATVTATKLQVQVEGGTDFWRVTHYGFIRDNGHFYFHEQEGDFLAKVKVVGQYRELYDQAGLMIRLDEKNWIKTGIEYVKGVQNVSAVVTREVSDWSVVPRQDSPKAMWLTLLRKGDYVEIQYSFDNKEFKMLRLAYFPPTPGRKVQVGLMCAAPDGKGFPVEFEDFSVTPVTTAK; from the coding sequence ATGAAACGTGTTTTTCTGTTTGCGGCGGCCTCGTTCCTAACCAGTTCCGCCTGGGCCCAAACCTTGTCTACGATGCGCTGGCTGAATCCTCCTAAAAAAGCTACGGTAACGGCCACGAAGCTGCAGGTGCAGGTGGAGGGCGGCACCGATTTCTGGCGCGTCACGCACTACGGCTTCATTCGCGACAACGGCCACTTCTACTTCCATGAGCAGGAAGGCGACTTTCTAGCCAAGGTGAAGGTGGTGGGGCAGTACCGCGAACTATACGACCAAGCAGGACTGATGATCCGTCTCGATGAAAAGAACTGGATCAAGACCGGCATCGAGTACGTGAAGGGTGTGCAGAATGTGAGTGCTGTAGTCACGCGGGAGGTATCCGACTGGTCGGTGGTGCCGCGTCAAGACAGCCCCAAGGCCATGTGGCTGACGCTGCTGCGCAAAGGAGACTACGTGGAAATTCAATATTCCTTCGACAATAAAGAGTTTAAAATGCTGCGGTTGGCCTACTTCCCACCTACACCCGGCCGCAAGGTGCAAGTCGGACTGATGTGTGCGGCTCCCGATGGCAAAGGCTTCCCTGTGGAGTTCGAGGACTTTTCAGTTACCCCGGTCACGACTGCGAAGTAA
- a CDS encoding alginate lyase family protein: MGALRKWRGGLLFWILLVAAGAVQAAPTPTFLLLDATDMAAYKAAYKRGGKLETQQVQAVLTQAETALKHELYTIVSKPQLPPSGDKHDFMSQAPYFWPDPSKPNGKPYLQKDGLVNPEAKAMKDDANLAGVCKDVKTLALAYYFSGDVKYATKATQQLRTFFLDPATRMNPNLNYGQGIPGTTEGRSYGIIQTRHLVEIPDALALLAGSLSVNQPLINGLKSWFSAYTEWLTTSKLGKAEGNNVNNHGTFYDVQVVDFALFTGNQALARRILETQTLPRIAVQFDTEGGQPLELARTRPWNYTSMNLQGWVQLAVLARHVGVDLWNYTSPDGRSLRKAVVWLQPYLLREKQLERADVTPTSNQMALTLYQRAAKEYTALNAAQVLALYPDFQAAPWAL; the protein is encoded by the coding sequence ATGGGTGCTCTTAGAAAATGGCGCGGCGGCTTGCTGTTCTGGATACTGCTGGTTGCCGCTGGGGCAGTGCAAGCGGCCCCCACACCTACCTTCCTGCTGCTTGATGCCACCGACATGGCCGCTTACAAAGCCGCCTACAAGCGCGGCGGCAAGCTAGAAACGCAGCAAGTGCAGGCGGTGCTTACGCAGGCCGAAACCGCACTCAAGCACGAGCTGTACACCATCGTCAGCAAACCGCAGCTGCCTCCCAGCGGCGACAAACACGATTTCATGTCGCAGGCACCGTACTTCTGGCCCGACCCGAGCAAGCCGAATGGGAAACCCTACTTGCAAAAGGATGGCCTGGTGAACCCGGAGGCTAAGGCCATGAAAGACGACGCCAACCTGGCGGGCGTGTGCAAGGATGTGAAGACGCTGGCCTTGGCCTACTACTTTTCCGGTGACGTCAAGTACGCCACTAAAGCCACCCAGCAACTGCGCACCTTTTTCCTCGACCCGGCCACCCGCATGAACCCGAACTTAAACTACGGGCAGGGTATCCCCGGAACAACGGAGGGCCGCAGCTACGGCATCATTCAGACGCGCCACCTAGTGGAAATTCCGGACGCCCTGGCCTTGCTTGCTGGCAGCCTGAGCGTAAACCAGCCGCTGATAAACGGCTTGAAAAGCTGGTTTAGTGCGTACACCGAATGGCTGACAACCAGCAAGCTCGGTAAAGCCGAAGGCAACAACGTCAACAACCACGGCACGTTCTACGATGTGCAAGTGGTGGATTTCGCCTTGTTCACGGGCAACCAAGCCCTAGCCCGCCGCATTCTTGAAACCCAGACGCTGCCGCGCATTGCCGTGCAGTTTGACACCGAGGGCGGGCAGCCGCTGGAACTAGCCCGCACCCGGCCGTGGAACTACACCTCCATGAACCTACAAGGATGGGTGCAGCTGGCTGTTTTGGCCCGGCATGTGGGCGTGGATTTGTGGAACTACACCTCCCCTGACGGCCGTAGTTTGCGCAAAGCAGTGGTGTGGCTACAACCCTATCTGCTGCGGGAAAAGCAGCTGGAACGCGCCGACGTAACGCCCACGTCCAACCAAATGGCCCTGACACTCTACCAGCGGGCAGCCAAAGAATATACTGCGCTGAACGCAGCGCAGGTACTGGCGCTGTATCCTGATTTCCAGGCAGCACCCTGGGCTCTGTAG
- a CDS encoding GAF domain-containing protein, protein MATSYLLRPADEAHRLLALRPYQLITAEPDPLLDEVVRLTASLFSTPIAIVALVEDTTVHFGLNVGLPAGTQRERREESVCSVAILQEETTVYENLPINPCELAEPGLIDRLDLQFYAGHPLLTADRQPVGVLCVLDHHPRQFDYEDRALLVRLAELVMQLMDLRLTSTYKPEVGASMWNRLYDRVEASVNRLGTLAALAQWEENSETEVAVAYRLSTREEIGRVLDALQDMIKQALA, encoded by the coding sequence ATGGCTACTTCTTATTTGCTCCGCCCCGCCGACGAAGCCCATCGGCTTCTTGCCTTGCGGCCTTATCAACTGATAACTGCCGAGCCTGACCCCTTATTGGACGAAGTGGTGCGCCTAACCGCTTCTCTCTTCAGTACGCCAATTGCCATTGTGGCGCTGGTTGAGGACACTACCGTACATTTTGGCTTGAACGTTGGGCTGCCAGCGGGCACGCAACGGGAGCGTCGGGAGGAAAGCGTATGCTCGGTAGCTATTTTGCAAGAGGAAACCACGGTGTACGAAAATCTGCCGATCAACCCCTGTGAGCTGGCCGAACCGGGCTTAATTGACCGTCTGGATTTACAATTCTACGCGGGGCATCCACTGCTCACCGCCGACAGGCAGCCAGTGGGCGTACTTTGCGTCCTCGACCATCATCCTCGCCAATTCGATTACGAAGACCGGGCACTGCTGGTGCGGCTGGCCGAGTTGGTAATGCAGTTGATGGACCTGCGTCTTACGTCCACCTATAAGCCCGAAGTAGGCGCTTCGATGTGGAACCGGCTCTACGACCGTGTGGAAGCCTCCGTGAACCGGCTGGGAACCCTGGCCGCATTAGCTCAGTGGGAAGAAAACTCGGAAACGGAAGTTGCCGTTGCGTACCGCCTCTCCACCCGGGAAGAGATTGGCCGGGTGCTGGACGCATTGCAAGACATGATAAAACAAGCGTTAGCCTAG